The DNA window ACCTCTTTCCCATCGTAGCCGCTTCCGTTATTTTCTTTCTGGGAGGCTCCCTTTTTGGTTATTTCGTGGTCTTTCCCTTTGGGTTTAAGTTCTTTACTTCCTTTGCCACGGACTTCATTACCCCCATGATTTCCACGAAGGAGTTCCTTTCCTTTGCCGTGCGGCTTCTATTGGTTTTCGGTCTTGTTTTTGAGTTACCCCTTATAGTTTTTTTCCTCGCCAGACTCGGGCTGATAACCGACAGGTTTCTTAAACGGCAGAGAAAGTATGCTATCTTGGTCATATTTATTGTTGCCGCCGTTTTAACCCCTCCCGATGTGTTTACCCAGCTCCTTATGGCTGGGCCGCTTCTTGTGCTTTATGAAATAAGTGTCTGGATTGCCTACTTTTTTGGACGAAGGGGTAATGCGGAGAATGGGGAGAAGGAAGAGGTGAATTCAAATGAGTGAGCCGATTATTCTGGTAATTGCCACGCGAAACAGGGGTAAATCCCGGGAAATAAAGGCACTTCTTAAGGACTTTCCCGTTGAAATTAGAGATTTGAACGATTTCGGGCCCATACCGGAAGTCGAGGAAGACGGAAAGACCTTCGAAGAAAACGCTTACAAGAAGGCATCCTTTACTGCCAGGATTTTGGGGTTACCCGCCCTTGCCGATGATTCAGGTCTGGAGGTGGAGGCTCTTGGAGGTCGCCCTGGGGTAATGTCCGCAAGGTTTGCCGGTCCTAACGCCACAGACGAAGAAAACAACGCAAAGCTTTTGAGGGAGCTGGAGGGGGTTGAAAACAGGAGGGCCAGGTTTTGCTGTGTGATATCGATTGCCGTGCCCACCGGTTTTGCCTTAACCTACGAGGGTGTCTGTGAGGGTGAGATTGTGACGGAACCGAGAGGTCGTAACGGCTTTGGTTACGATCCCCTCTTTTATTATCCTCCTCTTGGAAAGACCTTTGCCGAGATGACCATGGAGGAAAAATCGGCCGTCAGCCATCGTGGAAAGGCTCTGAGAGAACTCAGGGATGAGTTCGATAAGGTTTTGGTGTGGATACGTCAGAGGCTTGAAGAAGAAAGGCGTATTTTA is part of the Thermodesulforhabdus norvegica genome and encodes:
- the tatC gene encoding twin-arginine translocase subunit TatC; this encodes MTNLRTPEDRAPFLDHLEELRRRIIVCIAAVLVGTVISFGFKEKIFRILVRPLVEALPQSSGHTLIYTAPHEAFVTYLKVAVLAGVGLASPVIIFEFWRFVAPGLYEHEKRYLFPIVAASVIFFLGGSLFGYFVVFPFGFKFFTSFATDFITPMISTKEFLSFAVRLLLVFGLVFELPLIVFFLARLGLITDRFLKRQRKYAILVIFIVAAVLTPPDVFTQLLMAGPLLVLYEISVWIAYFFGRRGNAENGEKEEVNSNE
- a CDS encoding XTP/dITP diphosphatase — protein: MSEPIILVIATRNRGKSREIKALLKDFPVEIRDLNDFGPIPEVEEDGKTFEENAYKKASFTARILGLPALADDSGLEVEALGGRPGVMSARFAGPNATDEENNAKLLRELEGVENRRARFCCVISIAVPTGFALTYEGVCEGEIVTEPRGRNGFGYDPLFYYPPLGKTFAEMTMEEKSAVSHRGKALRELRDEFDKVLVWIRQRLEEERRILGLIHDHDRT